The genomic interval GCCAAGTGGCTTAACCAGGCGCTTTGGTGAGTAGTTGGACAAGAAGATCGCAATACCAAGAGCAATCGGCATGGCGATGATCAGTGCGATGACAGAGATGAGAAGTGTTGCAGCTAGCAGGTTTGGAATACCGAAGTACATTGCATCAATGTCGGTGGTGTTCCAAGCGCCTGAATAAGTGAAGAATCCGCCAATACCTTCAGCATTTCGCATCAAGGCGGGAACAGCACGCCAGATAAGGAACGCCGCAATGGCAATGATTATCGCAGTAATGATTGCTGCAGAAGCGGTGGATAGGACTTCGAAGATGCGATCGCCGGGACGCTTAACGCTTCCGCCACCTTCGGCGACAATCTTCTTTGAAGGCTTGGTCTGAGAGGAGTTCGCATTAACTGCTACAGGATGTGCCTGCACCCTGGTTGCATCCAGGCGTTGCTTCTCCGAGACTGACTCATTAGTGGCCATTGGTGGTTTATTTCCTTAACTGGCGTATTGATAAAAAGCTTGTTAGGAAAATCGGGCGCCCTACCCCCAATTGCTGGGAGAGGGCGCCCGATTCACTTAAAGTGCAACTTCACACTGGTTTCGTGAAGCTACGGCAGCGGTTTATTACTGAATTGCTTCAACTGCTGCAACGAGGCGATCGTAGTGCTCGCCGGTAACTGGGATGTAGCCGAGAGCCTCGAGCTGGTCATCCTGGGAGTCCAGTGCAACGGTCAGGAAGTCCTTGACCTGGTCGCGGGTGGTCTCGTCGTAGCCTGCGGAGCAGACGATTTCGTAGGTGGTGAGGATCAGTGGGTAAGCACCGGCTTCGTTCATTGCGAACATAGCGTCGGTGTCAACAACCATGTTGTGGCCCTCAGTCAGGAAGTCGAGTGCACCAAGTGCAACGCCAACGGACTCAGCGTTGAGTTCAACTGGGCCGGAACCGAAGTCGATGTTTGCAACGCCCAGGCCGGACTGGTTAGCGAAACCAGCTTCAACGTAGGTGATTGCACCCTCGATGTTGGAAGCCTCAGAAGCTACACCGTTGGAGCCCTGCGCACCGGAGCCAACCTCGGTTGGGAACTGCTGGCCTTCGGTCTCCCAGATGTCGGTGGAAGCTCCGAGGAACTTCTGGAAGTTGTCGGAGGTACCGGACTCTTCGGAACGGTACAGAACGGAGATGTCCTGGTCTGGGAGGTCGGTGCCCTCGTTCTGGGAAGCGATTGCTTCGTCGTTCCACTTGGTGATCTCGCCCTTGAAGATCTGAGCGATGATGTTGGTGTCCAGGTTCAGGGTGTCAACGCCAGGCAGGTTGTAAGCAACTGCAACTGGGCCGATAACGAATGGCAGGTGCCATGCTTCGTTGCCGTTGCAACGTGCTTCTGCTTCTGCAGCCTGGTCGTCCTTCATTGCGGAGTCGGAGCCACCGAAAGCAACCTGGCCTGCAGCGAAGTTGGTGCGGCCGGAACCGGAACCTGAAGGGGTGTAAGCCAGAGATGCACCGCTGACAGCCTCGGAGTAACGGATACCAAAGTAGTCCATTGCGGACTGCTGGGAAGATGCACCTTCAGCAACGAGCTGACCGGTAACACCGGAAAGGCCCTCAATGGATGCAGCATCGGAAGAACCGGTGGAAGCTGCAGATGAGGAGGTGGAATCAGACTCATTGGAGTCGGAGCAAGCTACAAGAGCGAAGGAGCCTGCAGTAACTGCGCCCACAAGGGCGATGGAGCGCTTAAGAGTGAGGTTCACGGGGAAGCCTTTCCGGTTTAAGTGAAGACATCGTCTGAGCAGATCCTGTAGGCGGGCTAGTTTCCCTCCGGATTGCTCACGACTTAAAAACCTAAGACCTTGAAATGACTAACTCAGGCTAATTTGGTTAACAACTTATGAACTCTGGGCTATCGTTCGGCAAATTCTGCCACTACCCACATCTCACTCGTAACATTTGGAGACTCTAATCACAAAAATCGGCAATTTTCGACCCCTGCGGAACGAAAATCACCGATTCTTATTATTCTCACAGGTTTTTAGCAAGTCTCTTTTTTACTTTTCGTAAACTACGTGGCTTTCCGCGACAGTGAATCCCAGTTTTTCGTATGCCGCGACTGCCGGAGTGTTGCCAGCTTCCACATAAAGAATCACTTTTCGAGCACCATGAGCCCTCATGTGATGCAGTCCGAGGCGAACAAGCGGATCTCCCAAGCCGCGACCACGGTAGGCTGAAGAAAGGCCAACTACGTAAATCTCTTGTAATTCTGGACTGTGCTGCTTTACCCAGTGGAAGCCAACGATCTCTTCGCCGTCCCAGAGGAATAACACGTCAGAGTCCTTGTACCAATCGGCTTTCTGAGCCTGCGCCAACCGATGAGTTGTCCATCCGCCCTGCTCGGGATGCCAGTCGAATGCTTCGTTGTTGGATTGAAGCCATTTAGCCTCAGCTACTGATTTCTCCACAGGGGCATTCGCCAAACTACTGTGTGTAATTCCATCTGGATCTTTGTATGCTGCAGAGTCATCGAGCGCCCTGTCGGAAATCTCCATCACCAGAAGCTCGCGAGTCTTCTTCATACGCAGGGTGGATGCCAACGCTTGTGCACCTGCTGTATTTCCATGCGCCCAGATTGATGAGGTGGGGGTGGCGTCGATAAGCGCCTTACCGATTCCCTGACGCCTGTGCGCCGGGTGGACAGCCAGTTCCGTGGTTTCCTCATCCGTGGCCGCGAGGCCAACCAGTTTGTCATTGAGCGTGACTATTAAATGGGAGTGACCAAGTCCGGGTTCTGCAAGCCCACGGACAAATTGTTCTGATAAAGCATCCACGCCATCAACTGCGCGAACCTCCTTCAAAAGCAATAGTGCCTGCTCACGGAGGTCACGATCCAGCGCGATTTGAGTGCTTTTAATACGATCGGAAGTATTCATGTCCCCAGGTTAGCCCCAAGTTTGAATCTCTTGCAGGAACGTGGGGTAAAGATATAGATGTGGAAAAATCCAGAAAACGACTTGTGACCATCGCAGCATCGACAATTGGGGCCGTTGCGGTGGCTGGCGGCGCTTTTTGGATCGTTGATGCTTCCATCGCTGCGCACGCGGAACGCAACTTGTCTAAAGCAGTTGCGGAATCCGCAGATCTTGAAAACGACCCGCGAGTATTCCTCGGCAGCTCCATTTACTCCACGGCGTTTTTTACCGGCAAACTCGACTCCGTAAGCATCGACATGCTGGACGTGGAAATCCCCGGCGTCGGCATGGTGAATGCACGCACAGAGGTAGAAAGCGTGGAAGTCTCACGGGATCAAATCCTCTCCGGTGACCTCGACGGCACCACTGCGGAAACCTTCACGCGCACATTACGCATGGACGGCGTCGCAATCGGCGCGCAGCTCGGAATCACCGACCTCGACATCTCCCACCCCATCGACATCTCCCCCTCCGGCGGCATCACCTCAGAAGCGCTCCTGACAGGAACCCCACCAGACATGGAAGACCCGGTCAGTGTGCTGGTCACCCTTCGCCTAGTCGGCTCAGAATTCCAGATGCTGCCGTACGAGCTTATCGACGCACCCTCCGGACTCACCCTCGACGATGTCGCCCCCGACTTCACGTGGAAAATCGACACCCTGCAACTACCCCTCGCAGATCGGGCAATGGCGGTTTACCTATCTGGTGGCTCCGTCCATTTCCAATCTGAAGCCCGCAACGTCCAGCTCACCACCCGCGAACTATCACCACTAGCTGCACCGGAAGAAAACTCCGATGAATCCTAGATGCCAAACGTGCGCACCCGGAGGAAATCACGGACGTGCTTAAACAAATGGACAGCCCAATTCATGATCGGCGGTGTCGGATGCGTCTTCGGCGCATACACTCGCACCGCATCAGTGATTGATTCCAACACCACCTTTGTTGGTTTGCCTTCATACTCACCATCAACTTGGAAACGCTGATCGCTGTCGCACGTGAGCGTTACTTTCTCCGCATCATCAAAAGCAATGGTGCGCTTAGCGATCAACTTCTCCAACTTCCGACCATGCCCCACGCCAATCAGGTGCATCATCGCTGCCACTCCCCCGAATCCTCGCACACTAGTCAAGCCAAAAAGCCCCAGACCTGTGTCAAAAGAATTCTGCGGATTTGTCACCACAGGAAGCGGACCCAAAAAAGTCCACGGATTGGTATTCGAGGCAAGCAGCATTGGCACTTCCTCTTTTTGCAATTTGTGCCCTTTGCTGTCCACCGCCTCCACGGTAATTTTCGGTGGCTTAATCTGAGTTTTCACCCACGCCCGAAGACTCACCTGCAGATACAACAACGGTGAAGCCGCAAAGCCGAAAGATCTCGCCCGTTCGACCCTGGCAATAACATCCGCATCAATACCAAACCCAGCATTAACCGCGAACCAACGAGTCCCCTGATCATCACCCTTCCACGTACCCAAGGTGATAGTTCTGGTGTGGTTCTTCCGAATCAACTCCACCAGGGCATCAGCGGCAGCATACGGGTCAGTGGGGTAACCAAGCGCACGGGCAAACACATTGGCAGACCCCGTTGGCAACACCGCAATCGCCGGCAAATCCTCAAGGTTTCTAAAATCACCTTCCGCCGACCCAAGTAACCCATTTATCACTTCGTTGACGGTGCCGTCCCCACCCGCGGGGATAATCACATCAAAATCATCCACCGTCAAACCCGCAACCATTTCCTCCGCATGGCCTCCATAGTGCGTAAACCTCGCTTCAAGCGACACACCATCAAGCGCCATCAACGCAGGCACCACACGACGGAAAAGTTTCTGCGTCTGCGTGGTCGACTCAGGATTCGCAATCAGAAGAACATGCACGTTATCTAAGAGTAGTGCCAAAACGCTAGTCTTGAGTGTCATGAGCGAAAATTCCACCCCTAATAATCCAGTCGTCCCAGGTGCAGGCGCAGACGGCCCATCACTGTCCGATTCTGCAAGCATCAGCGGATCCGACGCAGTAAACCTCGCTGCCGAACAATCCAAGAGCACCGCTCACCGCAACATCCCAGGCCTAGGTGACCTTCCTATCCCTGACGACACCGCTAACCTCCGCGAAGGCCCCAACCTCCACGACGGACTCCTCGCGCTCCTCCCTCTCGTCGGCGTCTGGCGCGGCGAAGGCCAAGCCGACACCGCAGAAGACGGACAATACGCATTCGGCCAGCAAATCACCTTCGCCCACGACGGTGAAAACTACCTCTCCTTCGAATCCCGCATGTGGAAACTCGACGAAGAAGGAAACCCCACCGGCGTCGACCAGCGCGAATCCGGCTTCTGGCGCATCAATCTCAAAGATGAAATCGAATTCGTCTGCACCCACGCCGGCGGAGTTGTAGAAATCTACTACGGCCAGCCACTCAATGAGCGCGCCTGGCAGCTTGAATCCGCATCTACCATGGTCACCGCCACCGGCCCATCCACCCTTGGACCAGGAAAGCGTCTCTACGGACTGCTTCCAACCAACGAACTCGGCTGGGTTGATGAGCGTCTCGTTGGCGACGCCCTCAAGCCACGCATGTCCGCACAGCTCACCCGCGTGATCGGCTAGTTTTTTCTAGTTCACCGTCACAGGCGACCAACAGGCTCGAATTTTAGGAGCGGTTGGTCGCCTGTTTTGTTTCTTAAGTTCGATACCGCACTAGCGGGTTCACATTTCCAATATCGCAAGCTCAATTTCTCAACTCCAATTTCCGTCCACTTTTGGCGTTTTCCTAGTGGTATCAAATATGCGAAATTGAGTACAAGAAACCGCTGATGCGAAATCGTTAGTGTGAAATCGAACTTAGCGCCCAAAGCACCCAGCAAGTCCCAGCGCCAGCCTCTACCCCAGAGCTTTGGTAATCAGCGCCTTGATTTCTTTTTCATTGTCTGGTTTCCGTAATTTGTGTCCATCGAGCCTGGTCACCCGAACTGGTCCGCGGACGGAGGACACTAGCCACACGCTGTCGGCTCCGAAAAGATCGTCAATGCTTAAGTCTTTTTCTTTACATCGCCATCCTTTTTCGGTTGCGTGTGCAAAGAGTGCTGCTTGGGTGGTTCCGGGGAGAATGTCGCCACCGGGTGAAGGGGTGCGGATTTTGTCGCCTTTGAAACTCACTACGGTGGAGGTGGCGCCTTCTAGAACGCGGTCGCCATCGGTGAAGATCACATCGTCGAATCCGTTTGATTTGGCGTAGCGCAGGGCTGCCATGTTTGCTGCGTAGGCTAGTGTTTTGGCGCCGACTGTCAGCCATGGTGCGGGGGTTCGTTCCACTTTAGATAGCTCGCCTCGGGTGGCTTTTCCGATTCCGGGGAGGCCGGTGTCGATGGAATATCCTCTTGAACTGGTCATGACCGATACACCGTGTTCACGTTGCGCCAGTTTGTCGGAGGAGACTGGGGTGATGGTTAACCATCCTGAGGCCAGCCCCGTGGAGGAACGACCTCGGCTGAGCGTCCAGGTGCATGAGGCCTCGCCTGCGTTGGGGTGGGAGTACCAGGATTCGATGCCCATTTGGGTGGCTTTTTCCCAGTCTTCCAGGATCGGCTCTGGCAGTCCCAATAGTGCTGCCGATGCTTTGAAGCGTTCTCCGTGTCGGCGCACGTTGCAGGCATGTCCGTCGCGGATGAGGAGTGTTTCAAAGATGCCATCGCCTCGGGTTAAGGCTGCATCGTCCCAAAAAACCATTGGTAGGTTGGGGTTTTGTTGCCGGATGGACCCGCCGTAGGGTTCGACAATTAAGATCACCGGCGTCGGTGCAGACTTTATTTGTGGTTCAAGCGCCATAACGCCTGATTATGCACGGTTAAGGCGCATCTCGCTCACTGGTGCTAACCACTTGCGCTTTTGGAAGGAATAACCCTTCCTGTCAGATTGTGGGTACTATCGAAGACGTGGCTAACGAACAAATCGAGGTCGCGAACAACACTGATCAGATTCCTGCAGGATACAAGTCCCCTCTTCTTTCTAGAAGTGGTGCGGCAGAAGCGCAGGGCGCTGCTGCTCAAGCAGGTACTGAAGGTGTCGCGTGGCATTACGGTTCCCCTCTCGTCGAGCAACGCATCTTCGAAACTGGCACGGGCTTAGTTGACCGTTCTAATCGCAAGGTGATCAAAGTCGAAGGGCCTGATGCCCCCACGTTCCTCAATAATATTTTGTCCCAAAAGGTTGATTCCGTTGAAAACGGCTTTACTGCCGGTGCCCTGGATTTGGATGCGCAGGGTCGTATTCAACACACAATGCAGGTAACTGTCGTCGATGGGGTTTTCTACCTCGACACGTCCGCGGCGGAGTTTGATACCCTCATCGGTTTCTTGACCAAGATGATTTTCTGGTCGGAAGTCACCGTCCAGGAAGCCGATCTGGCGATCATCACTCTGCTCGGCCAGGAAATTGCCCTTCCGGACGCGGTCTTTGCCCGTAGGGTCGATTGGAATGGGCCATCGCGTATCGACGTCGCCATCCGGCGTGAAAACCTGGAGGAGGGCGTCGACAAGCTCTTAGAAGCTGGCGCAAAGCTCACCGGTCTCATGGCTTACACGGCCGAGCGCGTGAAGGCGTTGGAGCCCGCTGCGGGCGTGGATTTGGATGATAAGACCATTCCCCATGAAATCCCCCATTGGATTGGCCGTGGCGAACATTTAGGCGCTGTGCATTTGACCAAGGGTTGCTACCGCGGGCAGGAAACTGTCGCGCGCGTTGATAATCTTGGGCGTTCCCCGCGCGTGCTGGTTCTGCTTCATCTTGACGGTTCCGCACCGCTGGATCCTGTGACTGGCGCTGAAATCAAGGCCGGTGCGCGCACCGTTGGTCGTCTGGGCACCGTTGTCCATGACGCCGATTACGGGCCGATCGCTCTCGGGCTGGTTAAGCGCAGCGCTTTGGATAAAGAACTTCACATCGATGATGTCTCTGTAAACGTCGACCGCGATCTGCTTCCTGCGGAGGAAAGTGAACAACGCGGACGCGCAGCGATCAATAAGCTCAAGGGTCTTTAACTAAAACGATTTATAGCGAAATTTAGGCGATTTTTAAACGATACGAAAATCGCCTACTTTGGCATTTTATTTTCATGAACACGCAGGTCAAGGGTTAGTTGCAGAAATTTTCCGAATAACAGGCTATTGTGTCTATCAGGAATACAGTTAATACATCTTGAAAAGCCCATGGGCCATCCGAATTCCCAGGATCGGCCCGCTCACTCCAAGGGGGTCAGGCAATGGGTCGCGGTCGCGCGAAGGCAAAACAGACCAAAGTTGCTCGCCAGTTGAAGTACAGCTCTCCAGACATGGATCTCGATTCGCTGCAGCGGGAGCTGGCTAACCAGTCTCCTAGGCGTTCCTACTCCGATACCCCTGATGATGAGGACCAGTACGCAGAGTATGCGGACTGGGATGAGGACGACACCGACAATCGTGCCTACGGCACAAACTGATTTCGTGTGTCCTTAACTCTTCCGAGTTGAGAACCTCAAACCCATCAATTAGGTGGCTTTGCGACCGTTTCAAGGTGTCACATTCACCTCCAACGGTCCTTATCCCGTTCAACCACTACCGTAGAAGACGGCGCAAGGTTTGACGCGGACAAGTCCCAGGAGTACTTTCCCTCTGTGTTCCCGCACTCCCAGGATTTCAGCCCGTGGCAGATCTAGTGCCGTCTTTTGCGTGCCTGGGGCTGGTGCGAGACTTTAGTTTCCCGGCTCACGCCTGTCGCGGCCAGGATTTAAGCGATCTAGGTGCTCCACTTCGGGGACTTGCAAAAATTCGTCAAAGTATCAAATTTGAAGCCTGAAAGTGGTCGAAAATTTGCGCGGAACTGACTAGATTATGCAAAAATCCGTCCGATTTAGGGCTTCACGTGTCCTACATGGTCGGATTCTTGATCAGGGATCTCACAGGGACAAAATCAGGGCTGTGCATGCACAATTGATGATGTTTTGTAGGCCTCTCTAACGGCTTCAAACCTCGCTTTACATCCAATCCACTCATGAGACAATTCCATCCTCTTAAAATGCCCCATTTCACTGCAAAAGCCGGCCCGCACAATTAAGTGCAAGGCCGGCTAATTCTTAGAGCAGACAGTTGGGCTTAGTAGCCAGGGTGCTCGCCGTTGAGGATCACGCGAGGCTCTCCCTCTTCACCGTTGCGTACGGTTCCGATTTCCCAGCAGTCAATGTGACGTGCGGTGAGCATTGCCAGGGCGCGGTCGCGGTCCTTTTCAGCAACGACTGCAACCATGCCGACACCCATGTTGAAGGTCTTTTCCATTTCTTCGCGGGAAACCTTGCCCACAGAGGAGATGGTGCGGAAGATTTGGCCTGGGGTCCAAGTTGCTCGGGACATTTCTGCGACGAGCCCTTCTGGGACAACCCGCTCGAGGTTGCCTGCGAGGCCGCCGCCGGTGACGTGGCAGAAGGTGTGAACTTCGCACTCTGCGATCAGTGCCAGGCAGTCCTTGGCGTAGATGCGGGTTGGCTCGAGAAGTTCTTCACCGAGGGTGCGTCCGAGTTCTTCGATGTGTCCGTCAAGCGCCAGGCCTGCCTTTTCCAGGAGGACGTGGCGAGCCAGGGAGTAACCGTTGGAGTGCAGACCGGAGGAAGCCATGCCGATGAGGACGTCGCCTGCGCGGACGCGGTCTGGTCCTAGCAGTTCATCTGCTTCGACAACGCCGACTGCAGTTGCGGAGACATCGTAGTGGTCTGGTTCCATAACACCTGGGTGTTCTGCGGTTTCGCCACCGAGCAGAGCACAGCCTGCCTGGACACAGCCTTCTGCGATACCGGAGACGATCTCAGCAACGTGCTCTGGGACAACCTTGCCGATGGCGATGTAGTCCTGGAGGAACAGTGGCTCTGCGCCGGTGACAACGAGGTCATCCACACACATTGCAACAAGGTCGATGCCGATGGTGTCGTGCTTGTCCATCATCTGGGCGATGACAAGCTTGGTGCCGACTCCGTCAGATCCTGCTGCGAGGATTGGCTTCTTGTATTTTCCGAGCTCAAAGAGTCCTGCGAAGCCTCCGAGGTTGCCAAGAACCTCTGGGCGGGTGGCGCGCTTGGCCATTGGTGCAAAGAGTTCGACGGCACGATCGCCGGCTTCGATGTCGACTCCTGCTGCTGCGTATGAAACGCCTTCGGCGGTGGTGTCCTGGTGATCACTCATCGTGTACTTCGCTTCTCCTGCTGGGGTTTGGAACTTATTAGGAACATAACTGTCTAAAAGTGCGCGGGACAACCCCCACGCATACGGGGAGAGCAAAAATGCTCAACCCCTATCGCCTACCGATCTTAACTTGAGGCGGTTGCTTGCATCTTGCGGACTAGGTCTGCGTTGCTGTTTCCCTGTGGCAGACCCATGGGGTATTTGCCGTCGAAGCAGGCGATGCAGAGTTCGTTGGCTGGTTGCTCGGTTGCTGCAACCATGGAGTCGATGGAGACGTAGCCGAGGGTGTCTGCGCCGATTGCGGAGCGGACTGCTTCTACCATTTCTGCTTCGTTGTCACTGGTGACAGCGTTGGCAATGAGTTCGCCTGGGGTGGCAAAATCGATGCCGTAGAAGCATGGCCATTTCACGGGTGGTGAGGCGATGCGTACGTGAACCTCAGCTGCACCGGCTTCGCGCAACATGCGGATCACGGCGCGTTGGGTGTTACCGCGGACGATGGAATCATCCACAACCACAAGGCGCTTTCCGGCGATAACCTCGCGCAATGGGTTCAGCTTGAGGCGGATTCCCAGTTGGCGGAGAGTGTCGGAAGGCTGGATGAAGGTTCGGCCAACGTAGGCGTTTTTGACCATGCCTTGGCCGAATGGGATGCCAGATGCTTGGGCGAATCCAACTGCTGCTGGGGTGCCTGATTCTGGGGTTGGGATGACTAGATCGCCGACTGCTGGTGCTTCTGCAGCGAGCTTGCGGCCGATTTCAAGTCGGGCTTCGTTGACGTTTCTTCCCTTGATCACGGAGTCTGGACGAGCCAGGTAAACGTATTCGAAGACGCAACCTTTGCGGGTTGTCTCGGCGAATCGTGCGGACTTGAGGCCGGATTCGTCGATAGCAATCAGTTCGCCTGGTTCGACCTCGCGCACATGCGAGGCACCTACGATGTCGAGCGCTGCGGTTTCAGATGCGACTACCCAGCCGCGCTCGAGGCGGCCGATGGACAGTGGGCGGATGCCGAATGGATCACGCGCTGCGTACAGGGTGTGTCCGTCGGTGAAGGTGAGGCAGTAGGCTCCCTTGACGCTGGGGAGGAGTTCCTTGGCGGAATCAAAGAGATTATTTCCGTCATGGACGCCGCTTGCGAGCAGTCCAGTGAGCACATCGGTATCTGATGGCTTCTTGGCGGGATCGACGAGGCCAAGTTCGGTGGCTTTGTCCAACAACTCGATGTAATTAATCAGGTTGCCGTTGTGTCCAAGGGCGATATCGGTGCCATCTGGTGCCATGCGGAACATAGGCTGGGCATTTTCCCAGGTGTTTCCGCCGGCGGTGGTGTATCGGGTGTGTCCGATGGCGATGTTTCCGCGGAGGGATTCCAGAATTGGTTCGTCGAAAACTTGGGAGACTAGGCCCAAATCTTTGAAAACCAGGATCTGTTCGCCATCGCCTACTGCGATGCCCGCGGCTTCTTGACCACGGTGCTGAAGTGCGAAGAGGCCAAAGTAGGTAAGTTTCGAGACTTCCTCACCTGGCGCCCAAACGCCGAAAACGCCGCATTCTTCCTGCGGTGCCTGTTCGTTGAGATCATCGTACGGGTGGTTTACCTGGGTCATTCCGGTGGAATGCTCGGTATTTACCATTGAACCAGGGAGCGTGTGCTGATCAAGTAATGCCACAGGTCAAATCGTAGTCTGTCGGTTGCCCAGAAACTAATGAGCATTAGGAAATCTAAAGTTTGACCACTGGTAACCAGTCCGCAATCTCTTTGGCTCGGGTACCTGATGCGCTAATTTTTCCGCTTTCAAATTCTGCATCAAATGTGGTTTGCCCAGTTGCTAAGCGTAACCAGGTCTTGGCGTCGGTCTCCACCACGTTGGGTGGTGTGCCGCGTGTATGTTTTGGCCCCTCTATGCATTGCACCGCAACAAATGGGGGTACCCGCACCTCCACGCTGTTTCCCGGCGCGTCTTGCGCGAGCAGTCGGACGCTCAGGCGAGTTGCGGCGGCAAGTGCCGCACGACCAGGCTTTTCGACGTCTCCCTCCCCTTCAATCCAGTCTTTGACGGCCAATACGGCTTGCCGGGTTTCCAGCGGATCAATCCTCATGAAGCATCAGCCTAGTACGAACCGTTAAAGTGTCCAT from Corynebacterium glutamicum ATCC 13032 carries:
- a CDS encoding FABP family protein codes for the protein MSENSTPNNPVVPGAGADGPSLSDSASISGSDAVNLAAEQSKSTAHRNIPGLGDLPIPDDTANLREGPNLHDGLLALLPLVGVWRGEGQADTAEDGQYAFGQQITFAHDGENYLSFESRMWKLDEEGNPTGVDQRESGFWRINLKDEIEFVCTHAGGVVEIYYGQPLNERAWQLESASTMVTATGPSTLGPGKRLYGLLPTNELGWVDERLVGDALKPRMSAQLTRVIG
- a CDS encoding aminodeoxychorismate lyase; the protein is MALEPQIKSAPTPVILIVEPYGGSIRQQNPNLPMVFWDDAALTRGDGIFETLLIRDGHACNVRRHGERFKASAALLGLPEPILEDWEKATQMGIESWYSHPNAGEASCTWTLSRGRSSTGLASGWLTITPVSSDKLAQREHGVSVMTSSRGYSIDTGLPGIGKATRGELSKVERTPAPWLTVGAKTLAYAANMAALRYAKSNGFDDVIFTDGDRVLEGATSTVVSFKGDKIRTPSPGGDILPGTTQAALFAHATEKGWRCKEKDLSIDDLFGADSVWLVSSVRGPVRVTRLDGHKLRKPDNEKEIKALITKALG
- a CDS encoding YgfZ/GcvT domain-containing protein; amino-acid sequence: MGTIEDVANEQIEVANNTDQIPAGYKSPLLSRSGAAEAQGAAAQAGTEGVAWHYGSPLVEQRIFETGTGLVDRSNRKVIKVEGPDAPTFLNNILSQKVDSVENGFTAGALDLDAQGRIQHTMQVTVVDGVFYLDTSAAEFDTLIGFLTKMIFWSEVTVQEADLAIITLLGQEIALPDAVFARRVDWNGPSRIDVAIRRENLEEGVDKLLEAGAKLTGLMAYTAERVKALEPAAGVDLDDKTIPHEIPHWIGRGEHLGAVHLTKGCYRGQETVARVDNLGRSPRVLVLLHLDGSAPLDPVTGAEIKAGARTVGRLGTVVHDADYGPIALGLVKRSALDKELHIDDVSVNVDRDLLPAEESEQRGRAAINKLKGL
- a CDS encoding diacylglycerol/lipid kinase family protein; the encoded protein is MTLKTSVLALLLDNVHVLLIANPESTTQTQKLFRRVVPALMALDGVSLEARFTHYGGHAEEMVAGLTVDDFDVIIPAGGDGTVNEVINGLLGSAEGDFRNLEDLPAIAVLPTGSANVFARALGYPTDPYAAADALVELIRKNHTRTITLGTWKGDDQGTRWFAVNAGFGIDADVIARVERARSFGFAASPLLYLQVSLRAWVKTQIKPPKITVEAVDSKGHKLQKEEVPMLLASNTNPWTFLGPLPVVTNPQNSFDTGLGLFGLTSVRGFGGVAAMMHLIGVGHGRKLEKLIAKRTIAFDDAEKVTLTCDSDQRFQVDGEYEGKPTKVVLESITDAVRVYAPKTHPTPPIMNWAVHLFKHVRDFLRVRTFGI
- a CDS encoding DUF3073 domain-containing protein, translating into MGRGRAKAKQTKVARQLKYSSPDMDLDSLQRELANQSPRRSYSDTPDDEDQYAEYADWDEDDTDNRAYGTN
- the purM gene encoding phosphoribosylformylglycinamidine cyclo-ligase; this translates as MSDHQDTTAEGVSYAAAGVDIEAGDRAVELFAPMAKRATRPEVLGNLGGFAGLFELGKYKKPILAAGSDGVGTKLVIAQMMDKHDTIGIDLVAMCVDDLVVTGAEPLFLQDYIAIGKVVPEHVAEIVSGIAEGCVQAGCALLGGETAEHPGVMEPDHYDVSATAVGVVEADELLGPDRVRAGDVLIGMASSGLHSNGYSLARHVLLEKAGLALDGHIEELGRTLGEELLEPTRIYAKDCLALIAECEVHTFCHVTGGGLAGNLERVVPEGLVAEMSRATWTPGQIFRTISSVGKVSREEMEKTFNMGVGMVAVVAEKDRDRALAMLTARHIDCWEIGTVRNGEEGEPRVILNGEHPGY
- the mshD gene encoding mycothiol synthase; translation: MNTSDRIKSTQIALDRDLREQALLLLKEVRAVDGVDALSEQFVRGLAEPGLGHSHLIVTLNDKLVGLAATDEETTELAVHPAHRRQGIGKALIDATPTSSIWAHGNTAGAQALASTLRMKKTRELLVMEISDRALDDSAAYKDPDGITHSSLANAPVEKSVAEAKWLQSNNEAFDWHPEQGGWTTHRLAQAQKADWYKDSDVLFLWDGEEIVGFHWVKQHSPELQEIYVVGLSSAYRGRGLGDPLVRLGLHHMRAHGARKVILYVEAGNTPAVAAYEKLGFTVAESHVVYEK
- the pstS gene encoding phosphate ABC transporter substrate-binding protein PstS, producing MNLTLKRSIALVGAVTAGSFALVACSDSNESDSTSSSAASTGSSDAASIEGLSGVTGQLVAEGASSQQSAMDYFGIRYSEAVSGASLAYTPSGSGSGRTNFAAGQVAFGGSDSAMKDDQAAEAEARCNGNEAWHLPFVIGPVAVAYNLPGVDTLNLDTNIIAQIFKGEITKWNDEAIASQNEGTDLPDQDISVLYRSEESGTSDNFQKFLGASTDIWETEGQQFPTEVGSGAQGSNGVASEASNIEGAITYVEAGFANQSGLGVANIDFGSGPVELNAESVGVALGALDFLTEGHNMVVDTDAMFAMNEAGAYPLILTTYEIVCSAGYDETTRDQVKDFLTVALDSQDDQLEALGYIPVTGEHYDRLVAAVEAIQ
- a CDS encoding LmeA family phospholipid-binding protein — encoded protein: MEKSRKRLVTIAASTIGAVAVAGGAFWIVDASIAAHAERNLSKAVAESADLENDPRVFLGSSIYSTAFFTGKLDSVSIDMLDVEIPGVGMVNARTEVESVEVSRDQILSGDLDGTTAETFTRTLRMDGVAIGAQLGITDLDISHPIDISPSGGITSEALLTGTPPDMEDPVSVLVTLRLVGSEFQMLPYELIDAPSGLTLDDVAPDFTWKIDTLQLPLADRAMAVYLSGGSVHFQSEARNVQLTTRELSPLAAPEENSDES